The Mauremys reevesii isolate NIE-2019 linkage group 1, ASM1616193v1, whole genome shotgun sequence genome has a segment encoding these proteins:
- the LOC120394985 gene encoding putative olfactory receptor 52P1, whose protein sequence is MAAFNLTPSDPSTFILTGIPGLEAAHVWISIPFSTFYIISLLGNFMVLFVVGKEETLHKPMYLLLCMLALTDISTSTSVVPKALCIFWFNLRGITVSGCLTQMFFLHMVSAMHSAVLVTMAFDRYIAICNPLRYATILTNSRIAKLGLVGLIRSVLFILPTPLLLSRLPFCSNYIIPHTYCDHIAVAKISCGDITDNRMYGLVMALVVIGLDLTLIALSYALIIRAVLRISSKKAHQKALNTCTAHICVILTSYTPFLFSNLTHRFGQGIAPHIQIILANLYFLIPPMLNPIIYGVKTKELREKVGKYTCRR, encoded by the coding sequence atggcagctttcaacctCACCCCCTCTGACCCTTCAACATTCATCCTGACAGGCATCCCTGGCCTGGAAGCTGCCCATGTCTGGATTTCCATCCCATTCTCTACATTCTACATCATCAGTCTGTTGGGAAATTTTATGGTTCTGTTTGTTGTAGGCAAAGAGGagaccctgcacaagccgatgtacctgcTGCTTTGCATGCTGGCGCTTACAGACATCAGCACATCTACCTCCGTCGTGCCAAaggcactgtgtatattttggttcaatttgagGGGCATTACTGTGAGTGgttgcctcacccagatgttcttccttcacaTGGTTTCTGCTATGCACTCAGCTGTCCTCGTGACAATGGCCTTTGATCGCTACattgccatatgtaaccctctgagatatGCAACCATCCTCACCAATTCACGAATAGCTAAGCTAGGGCTTGTGGGTTTGATAAGATCTGTTCTCTTTATTCTACCAACACCCCTGCTCCTGAGCAGGCTGCCATTCTGTTCCAACTACATTATCCCCCACACATACTGTGACCACATAGCTGTGGCAAAGATATCATGTGGGGACATCACAGACAACAGGATGTATGGCTTGGTGATGGCACTTGTAGTCATCGGGTTGGACCTGACGCTTATTGCCCTGTCATATGCTCTGATCATCAGGGCTgtcctcagaatctcctccaaGAAAGCCCACCAGAAAGCCCTCAACACCTGCACAGCTCACATCTGTGTGATACTGACATCTTACActcccttcctcttctccaaCCTGACACACCGGTTTGGTCAGGGCATTGCTCCCCACATTCAGATCATCTTGGCCAACCTCTATTTCCTCATCCCCCCCATGCTCAACCCTATAATTTATGGAGTCAAAACCAAAGAGCTTCGTGAAAAAGTAGGCAAATACACCTGCAGAAGGTGA